The genomic interval TTTCTCCATACACCCTCATTTCACTAGCATTGTTGTCacataagaaaagaagaaaatgaagtttAACCCTAGGTGAACGACTCCACCATCAATATCGACATTCATGGCGAGAGGTGGCGGCATGGAGTGTCGAATGCCCAGCGTGAGTGTTGGCGAAGGGCGACCTGCTTGGATCGTGCTAGTGGAAAGACGTCCCATGGAACAGTGAAGCTTCTCTCATGTGCGTGAACGGAGGAATGAAGGAGGGACCTACTGTGACTGGCAACGATTTGGGCCAGTCGGAGGAGAATGCAACGCTACTAGGTGGATTGAGGACAGTCGGCTACTGCAAGTGAAGGAGGGGACAACTGCTCTCTTTGAACTGAAAACCTTAGGGTTTGTGAGTTCTAAATAATAAAGGATTATAGAGTCTTGGCCTAGAATTTGGGCTTGGTAATGCATAGATTGTTGGAAAACGAGTATCCTCgagttttttttatgtggatATCCGGCGAGTAGTGGGACAGATAACGGATACAGTTGTTTACATGCTCAtcgggttgcgggtagacaATATTTGTGCTCGACCTGATCCGTTGCTATCCCTAGTCTGGAAAAAAGGTGCTTGGTGTTtggtgttttttctttttctttcaagaatAAGTTTctaagaaaatgaattaaaaataaggtttaaatcattttttggtccttaagttaagttttgatgtttagtttagtcatcacttttaaaaatgtcaccTTTAGTTCTTATGATATGaagaatgtatcaaatcagttttttctgttaacaaatcacaagtttttcattaagtgatttgttgttcataacacttTCCGACCAATCACAAagtattggatacctaggtacgaaaacttgtgatttgttgttcattaagGGCTGTCATGAGGacgatacatttttcatatcataaggaccaaaaggttgacatttttaaaagcggagactaaagtgaacatcaaaacttaacttaggaatcaaaaaatgatttaaacctAAGGTGTATTGTTTagtcataaattattatttttaatttaaattcattttcttttaaaatttggaaacaagattaataaatattactGAAGAACATTTtctaaatgttaaattttaaaacatataaaaaaaattcttgttttcaaattttaaggaAACTAATTGCTTTTTATAATGTACCAAACACCACAATCACGTCCAcccaatattaaaattttcacgtTCAATAAAATTCGTacgtaaataattaaatactaaaaaGCTATGAAAGTAATCATTATATTTACAAAGCACTTTATcttataatgtattttaattttaataaatacttttattaatttgcatagtcaatattttaatagtattcaTGTTTTTTNtttttcatttttgaaataaacaCATCANaaaagagttttttttttttttttttttttttcatttttNTNNNNNNNTNNTTTTAAGTTTAGTAAAACGTTAGTATAGTNNAAGCATACATATCTAGAAATCCATACGCAagcataaatattaaaatcattacTTACCCAAAGATTAATATTGATTTAGAAGGAAGTATTATTTTCAAAGGacataaataattgttattaggTGTCAAACTTTGACCCTTAtatcacataataaaataacattagtGTATTCAACTTGtaagttatttgaaaatatgtttgaGACAATGTTTATCACACTTTTGGTATATAAATTGGACATTTGTTAGTGACTGAAGATGcaaaatcatattttagttGTGATTCATGGTAAACACAATGGGAATGTAAAAAGCAATTTAAAGAGAAGACGGaaaagcttttttatttttcattcatactTAGCTGAATGAGTCATCAACTACTCAAAAGCtgaaaaaatgttaaaagttcAGATAATGATAAAACGGACCCATcaatcaaaaggaaaataaaattttaacaccactttttgacaccattttgacactgcacacgtgtcaaaatatggttggacgatttcaaattaaaacaaatattctgacagacatttttttttcttattttgtttcccTATGTtcataatatgatattatttatttttagagcGAGTTAGTACAACAATTAATGCTATCAAATTACAATTAGATAGttatataaaacaaagaataattaaatgaaaGGACATGTAAAAGATTATGAATAAATACACTTTTAGAGTTGTAAAGATTCGGACATCTAGGTAGGAAAATGTTCATGAATGTTAtgtctaaaaaaaatgaaataattgacttaaaatttagaaattaaatgtaagtTATCATGACTtatcaattcaaatttttagACTTCTCATaaccttttaataaaattctaaaaatatgaaataattataattcatgacaacttctttataaatatataaaatataaaatgaaagttaaataataacaatttttcatttataagatGTCATTAGTaacaacttttaattaaatcaaaataattcaaactcATAAGAGTTTTGTTATCATATTTACAAAGAAATCATTCTACGATTTcacatttctataatattataaaataatcatcaaaatttataataaatttgaaaaagggtGACTCACTcttaatatatgtaattttaaattaattatctcatttttataatttacagaTAAACTACcccaatttcttttaatttgccGGTAAATTTAGctatttccaatttttttttttaaaaaaNcatatatatatatatatatggaaaataaaattttaacaccattttttgacaccattttgacactgcacacgtgtcaaaatgtggttggacgatttcaaattaaaaaacaaactttggtttttctcttctaaatatacCCCTGtgtcaacttttttaatttgaaatcgtccaatcacatcttaacacgtgtgcaatgtcaaaatagtgtcaaaaaatggtgttaaaatatcattgtcatatatatatatatatatatatatatatatatatatatatatatatatatatatatatatatatatatatatatatatatatatatatataaaggaagaAATGCGGCGCAACGGTCGgcagtttgatattaaattacatGTCATAAACCTTGGGTTCATAAAAGAGGCTCCTTTCTCACATTATCCAAACATACAAAACCACTTCTCATGGCGACCCAATCAACTACTCTCCAGCTCACCCTTCTCTCAGTTGAAGGTTTTCACGTCAGAGGAAAACCGGCCAACACCAACGTCTTCGCGGTGGTTCGCGCCGACTCCATTGCCAGCCACACGACGGCGACGGCCACGGAGAGCAACGGGTCGCTGTCCTGGGAGGAGACGTTTTCGTTGGAGGTCGGGCCTTACGCGAGGTGCCTGACTATTGAAGTGAAGTGCAGGACGGGAGCGGGAGAGAGAGATGTCGGCGTGGCAAGAATCGCGCTTTCGGATTTTCTAGAAAGGTCGGTGCCCGGCAATAGATTGCAGTTGTGCTACAGGTTGAGGGACTGGGATGGGAGAGAAAACGGGACCGTTAATTTCTCCGTCAGAGTGGTAGCATCGCCACAGCCTCACGCCGCCGCCGCCGAGAATGGTTGAGGTCGTCGTTGGGTGGAGTTGTCACCGGCGTTCCGTTTGGTTGAAGGAGTGATCGAGAAGTAGCAGTAGCAATATTTGATTGGTTGAATGTGGTTGCAATGTTTGGTATCTTCTGGGTTTTGTTTGTGATTATTTGACTTTGAATATGTAGGAGCTTTCTAGGTGTTACTTGAATGTATTTTTAACTC from Vigna radiata var. radiata cultivar VC1973A chromosome 9, Vradiata_ver6, whole genome shotgun sequence carries:
- the LOC106773894 gene encoding uncharacterized protein LOC106773894; translation: MATQSTTLQLTLLSVEGFHVRGKPANTNVFAVVRADSIASHTTATATESNGSLSWEETFSLEVGPYARCLTIEVKCRTGAGERDVGVARIALSDFLERSVPGNRLQLCYRLRDWDGRENGTVNFSVRVVASPQPHAAAAENG